A region from the Arthrobacter roseus genome encodes:
- the treS gene encoding maltose alpha-D-glucosyltransferase, with the protein MPYPYSLHAPGLTHDPHWYRKAVFYEVLVRGFADANGDGSGDFSGLIERLDYLQWLGIDCLWIPPFFKSPLRDGGYDIEDYYDVLDEFGTINDFKRLVTEAHARGVRVVIDLPLNHTSDKHNWFEESRTNPDGPYGDFYVWSDTDEKYEDARIIFVDTEESNWTFDPIRRQFFWHRFFSHQPDLNFENPKVIEALYDVVRFWLDQGIDGFRADAIPYLFEEDGTNCENLPKTHAFLKDLRAMVDHEYPGRVIIAEANQMPEEVVEYFGDENGAECHMCFHFPIMPKLFYALRDQKAAPIIQTMAETPEIPAGAQWGTFLRNHDELTLEMVTTEEREAMLGWYAPDSRMRANVGIRRRLAPLLDNSRAETELIHAMLLSLPGSPFLYYGDEIGMGDNIWLDDRDASRTPMQWNPDRNAGFSTADPGKLYLPVVQSLVYHYNHVNVEAHLATSGSLLHWVRQMLAVRRAHPAFGLGSYRSVPTDSEHVLAFLRDLPEGNIEGERAETIFCIFNLSQHPVAARMQLPEYAGRGLRDLFGGTPFPEFGADGSITLTMGSHDFYWLRMRSAASNTASPQTGVLPVVTATKVVD; encoded by the coding sequence GTGCCCTACCCGTACTCGCTGCATGCGCCAGGACTTACCCACGACCCGCACTGGTATCGGAAGGCTGTCTTCTATGAAGTTCTGGTCCGCGGTTTCGCGGATGCCAACGGGGATGGATCAGGCGATTTCTCCGGCCTGATCGAGCGTCTTGACTATCTGCAGTGGCTGGGAATCGACTGCCTGTGGATTCCGCCGTTCTTCAAGTCACCTTTGCGCGATGGCGGCTACGACATCGAAGACTATTACGACGTGCTGGACGAGTTCGGCACCATCAACGATTTCAAGCGGCTCGTCACGGAAGCACACGCCCGCGGTGTGCGCGTGGTCATCGACCTCCCGCTGAATCACACCTCTGACAAACACAACTGGTTCGAGGAATCCCGCACCAATCCTGACGGCCCCTATGGGGACTTCTACGTCTGGAGCGACACGGATGAGAAGTATGAGGATGCGCGGATCATTTTCGTGGATACGGAGGAGTCCAACTGGACCTTCGATCCCATTCGCCGTCAGTTCTTCTGGCACCGATTCTTCAGTCATCAGCCGGACTTGAACTTCGAGAACCCCAAGGTGATCGAGGCCCTGTACGACGTCGTCAGGTTCTGGCTGGATCAGGGCATCGACGGTTTCCGTGCGGACGCTATTCCCTACCTCTTCGAGGAGGATGGAACAAACTGCGAAAACCTGCCGAAAACGCACGCGTTCCTCAAGGACCTACGCGCAATGGTGGACCACGAGTACCCAGGCCGCGTCATCATCGCTGAAGCCAATCAGATGCCGGAAGAAGTGGTTGAGTATTTCGGTGATGAGAACGGGGCGGAATGCCACATGTGCTTCCACTTTCCGATCATGCCGAAGCTCTTTTATGCCCTGCGGGACCAGAAAGCCGCACCAATCATTCAGACGATGGCCGAGACCCCAGAAATCCCGGCCGGAGCCCAGTGGGGCACGTTCCTACGAAACCATGATGAGTTGACCCTCGAGATGGTCACTACCGAGGAACGCGAGGCCATGCTCGGCTGGTACGCCCCCGATTCACGCATGCGCGCGAACGTGGGTATCCGGCGCAGGCTGGCGCCTCTGCTCGATAATTCTCGCGCGGAAACAGAGCTCATTCATGCCATGCTGCTCTCTCTTCCGGGCAGTCCGTTCTTGTACTACGGGGACGAGATCGGCATGGGTGACAACATCTGGCTCGATGACCGTGACGCGTCTCGAACACCCATGCAGTGGAATCCAGACCGTAACGCTGGATTCTCCACAGCCGATCCAGGAAAGCTGTATCTTCCCGTCGTTCAATCCCTCGTTTATCACTACAATCACGTCAACGTTGAGGCGCATCTGGCCACGTCCGGGTCGCTGTTGCACTGGGTACGGCAGATGCTGGCAGTTCGTCGCGCCCATCCTGCGTTCGGGTTGGGGTCTTACCGCAGCGTCCCCACGGATTCCGAACATGTACTCGCTTTTCTTCGGGACTTACCGGAGGGGAATATCGAGGGCGAGCGTGCGGAGACCATTTTCTGCATTTTCAATCTCTCCCAGCATCCAGTCGCTGCACGCATGCAGTTGCCAGAGTATGCGGGCCGTGGTCTGCGTGATTTGTTCGGAGGTACGCCTTTTCCCGAGTTCGGCGCCGACGGCAGCATTACGTTGACCATGGGCAGCCATGACTTTTACTGGCTACGGATGCGCTCCGCGGCTTCTAATACGGCGTCACCCCAAACAGGGGTGCTTCCTGTGGTAACGGCTACGAAGGTGGTTGACTGA
- the glgP gene encoding alpha-glucan family phosphorylase, with protein sequence MKAIRRFTVRTVLPENIATLGQLARNLRWSWHLPTRRLFHDIDPAAWEASNEDPLVFLGSLGRDQLQKLADSPQLVDRITHLGSELNEYLFEPRWYQSLGPDAPESIAYFSPEYGISAVLPQYSGGLGILAGDHLKAASDLGVPIIGVGLLYQSGYFKQSLSRDAWQQETYPVLDPDELPLTLLGESDGTPTEISLPLPNGRALHARIWRADVGRVPLLLLDSNVPSNDDAARSITDRLYGGGGDHRLQQELLLGMGGVKALRAFEKLTGAPAPEVFHTNEGHAGFLGIERIRELMDGGLSWDEALAAGRASTVFTTHTPVPAGIDRFERDQVSHFFAAGLAPSVPIDQVLALGHEDYDDGDPTKFNMAVMGLRLAQRANGVAKLHGQVSRGMFSGLWPGFDTAEVPIGSVTNGVHEPSWVDPLIADFAREKFGRESILDPAWGKALDVDDADIWTLRGQMREQLIKDVRLRLKASWRKRGASPSELEWTESVLDPRVLTIGFARRVPTYKRLTLMLRDPARLKALLLDDERPIQLVIAGKSHPADEQGKLMIQDLVRFTDDPEVRHRIVFLPNYDIAMARTLFPGCDVWLNNPLRPLEACGTSGMKSAINGGLNLSVLDGWWDEMYDGHNGWAIPTAEPGTPGEQRDDIESAALYHLLETQVTPLFYEGQREEAYGAHAAPATAVSDGVPHGWVAMVKHTLAELGPAVSAERMLQDYVQGLYVPAAQSGRTARDNDYAAARQLATYVRQLRDTWDAVAVEHVDSTGVTEDPHIGDRLDVSAYISLGALSPEDVLVETVYGRVSDSDELTDVALQALSAVEGLGQGRYVFAGQIDVNHPGPFGYTVRVLPAHQHLTSRSELGLVANA encoded by the coding sequence GTGAAGGCTATCCGCAGATTTACTGTCCGAACCGTGCTTCCGGAAAACATCGCGACGCTGGGCCAACTGGCCCGCAACCTCCGATGGTCGTGGCATCTGCCTACTCGGCGCTTGTTCCACGACATCGATCCGGCGGCCTGGGAAGCGAGTAACGAAGATCCCCTGGTGTTCCTCGGATCGCTGGGCAGAGACCAGCTGCAGAAACTCGCCGACTCACCCCAACTGGTGGATCGCATCACCCATCTTGGCAGTGAGCTCAACGAGTACCTTTTCGAACCGCGCTGGTACCAGTCGCTGGGGCCGGACGCCCCCGAAAGCATCGCCTATTTCTCCCCGGAATATGGCATCAGCGCCGTACTGCCCCAGTACTCCGGCGGACTCGGCATCCTTGCCGGTGACCATCTGAAGGCCGCATCAGATCTCGGCGTGCCCATAATTGGCGTAGGCCTGCTCTACCAGTCCGGATATTTCAAGCAATCTCTCAGCCGTGACGCCTGGCAGCAAGAAACCTACCCAGTACTGGACCCGGATGAACTACCCCTGACGCTGCTTGGCGAATCCGACGGCACCCCCACGGAGATTTCCCTGCCCTTGCCCAATGGGCGGGCGCTCCACGCCAGGATCTGGCGCGCCGACGTCGGACGTGTTCCGTTACTCCTGCTCGACTCGAACGTTCCCTCGAACGACGACGCTGCCCGGTCCATTACAGACAGGCTCTACGGCGGCGGTGGCGACCACCGGCTGCAGCAGGAACTCCTGCTGGGAATGGGCGGAGTCAAGGCCCTGCGCGCTTTTGAAAAGCTCACTGGCGCTCCGGCACCAGAGGTATTTCACACCAATGAAGGCCACGCCGGCTTCCTTGGCATCGAGAGAATTCGCGAACTCATGGACGGCGGGCTCAGCTGGGATGAAGCGCTCGCGGCAGGGCGGGCGTCTACCGTATTCACCACGCATACTCCGGTTCCCGCCGGGATCGACAGATTTGAGCGGGACCAGGTCTCACATTTCTTCGCCGCTGGGCTGGCACCTTCAGTCCCCATCGACCAGGTTCTTGCCCTGGGCCACGAAGATTATGACGACGGCGACCCGACAAAGTTCAACATGGCCGTCATGGGTTTGCGACTTGCACAACGCGCCAACGGCGTAGCGAAACTTCACGGTCAGGTCTCTCGCGGGATGTTCTCCGGTTTGTGGCCTGGGTTCGACACCGCGGAAGTACCCATCGGTTCCGTCACCAACGGAGTGCACGAACCCTCGTGGGTAGACCCCCTCATTGCGGACTTCGCGCGGGAAAAATTTGGTAGGGAGTCCATTCTGGATCCGGCCTGGGGCAAGGCACTCGACGTCGATGACGCCGACATCTGGACACTTCGAGGTCAGATGCGCGAGCAGCTCATTAAGGACGTGCGACTACGGCTGAAGGCATCATGGCGTAAGCGCGGCGCGTCGCCGTCGGAGCTGGAGTGGACCGAGTCCGTTCTCGACCCGCGCGTGCTCACGATCGGGTTCGCGCGTCGTGTGCCCACCTACAAACGGCTCACTCTCATGCTCCGGGACCCGGCGAGGCTGAAGGCGCTACTGCTGGACGACGAGCGTCCGATTCAACTCGTGATTGCCGGCAAGTCTCACCCTGCGGATGAGCAGGGCAAGCTCATGATTCAGGACCTGGTTCGCTTCACGGACGATCCTGAGGTGCGCCACCGGATCGTATTCCTCCCCAACTACGACATTGCCATGGCCAGGACGCTGTTTCCCGGCTGCGATGTCTGGCTCAACAACCCTCTTCGTCCCCTAGAAGCCTGCGGAACCTCGGGTATGAAGTCCGCCATCAATGGCGGCCTCAATCTGTCTGTTCTCGACGGTTGGTGGGATGAAATGTACGACGGCCACAACGGCTGGGCCATTCCCACGGCAGAACCAGGAACGCCGGGAGAGCAACGAGATGACATCGAATCGGCGGCGCTCTACCACCTGCTCGAAACGCAGGTCACTCCACTGTTCTACGAGGGACAGCGCGAGGAAGCCTATGGTGCCCATGCGGCGCCCGCCACGGCCGTGTCCGACGGCGTTCCACACGGCTGGGTGGCAATGGTCAAGCATACGCTCGCCGAGCTTGGTCCTGCCGTCTCCGCCGAACGGATGCTGCAGGATTACGTTCAGGGGTTGTACGTTCCCGCGGCGCAGTCCGGGCGCACCGCACGAGACAATGATTACGCCGCCGCCCGCCAGTTGGCGACATACGTCAGACAGCTGCGGGACACCTGGGATGCTGTCGCCGTGGAACACGTCGATTCCACTGGCGTGACAGAGGACCCTCACATCGGGGACCGGCTAGACGTGAGTGCCTACATTTCCCTGGGAGCACTCTCACCCGAGGATGTGCTGGTGGAAACGGTGTATGGCCGAGTCAGCGATTCTGATGAGCTAACAGATGTTGCGCTTCAAGCGCTGTCCGCTGTGGAAGGACTTGGGCAAGGACGGTACGTGTTTGCCGGCCAGATCGATGTGAACCATCCGGGGCCATTTGGCTACACAGTGCGCGTACTTCCAGCTCACCAGCACCTGACCTCGCGGTCCGAACTGGGCCTGGTCGCGAACGCCTGA
- a CDS encoding barstar family protein, translating into MTGTTVDEAIRAAAAEGRRTIVIGPVPSLAKLYDEFAAKLHFPGHFGHNLDALYDCLLDYALALNDPVTLVWVLDPQAKGIDVDEVCGILEDVENYASSGKGKTAPFTARVLD; encoded by the coding sequence ATGACCGGGACCACAGTGGATGAGGCAATCCGGGCAGCGGCCGCGGAGGGCCGGCGCACTATCGTCATCGGCCCTGTACCATCGTTGGCGAAACTCTATGACGAGTTCGCGGCGAAGCTCCATTTCCCTGGGCATTTTGGCCACAACCTGGATGCGCTCTATGACTGCCTGTTGGATTATGCTTTGGCTTTGAATGATCCAGTCACCCTCGTATGGGTGCTCGATCCGCAGGCTAAAGGCATCGACGTCGACGAGGTTTGCGGCATCCTTGAGGACGTCGAAAACTACGCCTCCTCAGGCAAAGGTAAAACCGCACCGTTCACGGCTCGCGTTCTGGACTGA
- a CDS encoding alpha-1,4-glucan--maltose-1-phosphate maltosyltransferase, with protein sequence MSKPSETPHDVLSAPGIRFGRIPITAVSPVVESGLFPAKAMPGEDIGVGATVFREGHDQLGVTAVLSDPAGAEVQRVALQIAAPGTDRWEGVIRPTHTGRWTFRVEGWTDRYATWSHNASIKIAAGVDVDLMLQEGAALFTDAAAESDVPSSCRSVFRSAGATLANLSLSTEERLHAGHDDAVRAAIAAHPLRSHVSGSSEFPLQVERERAGRGSWYEFFPRSEGAVYDWVSKSWTSGNFRTAAERLPAVAKMAFDVVYLPPIHPIGVTHRKGPNNTLTAGPTDPGSPWAIGAAEGGHDAIHPDLGTFADFDAFVARAEALGMEVALDLALQASPDHPWVDEHPEWFTTRVDGSIAYAENPPKKYQDIYPLNFDNDPDGLSREVLRIVRLWISHGVRIFRVDNPHTKPVMFWEWLIGQVNEEDPGVVFLAEAFTRPAMMHALGRAGFQQSYSYFTWRNTKEELEEYFTEVSHESPAFFRPNFFVNTPDILSEFLQYGGPAGFKIRAVLASMASPLWGVYSGYELFEHVARPGAEENIDNEKFQYRPRDYEAAEAEGRSLAPYLTRLNEIRRAHPALGDLQNLTLHSSTDEATLVFSKHKETDNGMDTIIVVINIDPHSARESTVTLDLEALRLEAGDQFPDGSFWVDDLLSGNSWQWNMNNYVRLDAHVEPAHILSIRRSH encoded by the coding sequence GTGAGTAAACCAAGCGAGACGCCACACGATGTCCTATCAGCGCCTGGAATCCGGTTCGGCCGGATCCCCATCACCGCAGTCTCTCCGGTTGTCGAAAGTGGGCTTTTTCCTGCCAAGGCCATGCCAGGGGAGGACATCGGCGTGGGTGCAACTGTATTCCGTGAGGGGCACGATCAGCTGGGAGTGACGGCGGTGCTGTCCGATCCCGCCGGCGCAGAGGTCCAACGGGTGGCCCTGCAGATTGCCGCGCCTGGCACCGACCGCTGGGAAGGTGTGATCCGGCCAACACACACCGGTAGGTGGACGTTCCGGGTGGAGGGATGGACGGATCGCTACGCTACGTGGAGCCACAACGCCAGCATCAAGATCGCTGCCGGAGTCGATGTCGACCTCATGTTGCAGGAGGGTGCGGCACTGTTCACAGATGCAGCCGCGGAATCGGATGTTCCGTCGTCGTGCCGTAGCGTTTTCAGGAGTGCAGGTGCAACTCTTGCCAATTTGTCGCTCTCCACCGAAGAGCGTCTGCACGCCGGACACGACGACGCAGTTCGGGCGGCCATTGCGGCTCATCCGCTGCGGAGCCACGTCAGTGGATCGTCGGAGTTCCCCCTTCAGGTAGAGAGAGAACGGGCAGGGCGCGGTTCTTGGTATGAGTTCTTCCCGCGGTCCGAGGGGGCGGTCTATGACTGGGTATCGAAGTCCTGGACGTCGGGGAACTTCCGGACGGCAGCCGAGCGGCTACCAGCGGTGGCAAAGATGGCGTTCGACGTCGTCTACCTGCCGCCGATCCACCCCATTGGTGTAACCCATCGGAAAGGCCCCAACAATACGTTGACGGCCGGCCCGACGGACCCCGGCTCCCCGTGGGCCATCGGGGCGGCCGAGGGTGGCCATGACGCCATCCATCCGGACCTGGGTACCTTCGCGGACTTTGACGCTTTCGTCGCTAGGGCGGAGGCACTCGGTATGGAAGTTGCACTCGATTTGGCGTTGCAAGCCTCACCGGACCATCCGTGGGTGGATGAGCATCCGGAGTGGTTCACTACGCGGGTTGACGGGTCCATCGCCTACGCAGAGAATCCGCCCAAGAAGTACCAGGACATCTACCCACTGAATTTCGATAATGACCCGGACGGTCTTTCGCGAGAAGTCCTACGGATCGTTCGTTTGTGGATCAGCCATGGTGTGCGGATATTCAGGGTGGACAATCCCCACACCAAACCCGTCATGTTCTGGGAGTGGCTTATCGGTCAGGTCAACGAAGAGGACCCCGGCGTCGTTTTCCTGGCGGAGGCATTTACCCGTCCGGCCATGATGCATGCCTTGGGCAGAGCCGGATTCCAACAGTCGTATTCCTATTTCACGTGGCGGAACACCAAGGAAGAGCTTGAGGAGTACTTCACGGAAGTCAGTCATGAAAGTCCTGCTTTCTTCAGGCCTAACTTTTTCGTCAACACTCCGGATATTCTCAGTGAGTTCCTACAGTATGGTGGGCCTGCCGGGTTCAAGATCCGGGCTGTTCTGGCATCCATGGCCAGCCCGCTCTGGGGAGTGTATTCGGGCTACGAGCTCTTTGAGCACGTAGCGCGTCCTGGAGCAGAGGAGAACATTGACAACGAAAAATTCCAGTATCGACCGCGCGATTACGAGGCAGCTGAGGCGGAGGGCCGAAGTCTGGCTCCATATCTGACGAGATTGAATGAGATCCGCAGGGCCCATCCGGCACTCGGAGATTTGCAGAACCTCACGTTGCACTCGAGTACTGACGAGGCAACGCTGGTCTTTTCGAAGCATAAAGAGACAGATAACGGCATGGACACCATCATTGTGGTCATCAATATAGACCCGCACAGTGCTAGGGAAAGTACCGTTACCCTAGATCTGGAAGCGCTGCGGCTTGAGGCAGGAGACCAATTCCCAGACGGATCTTTCTGGGTGGATGATCTGCTCAGCGGAAACAGCTGGCAGTGGAATATGAATAATTACGTGAGGCTGGATGCGCACGTGGAACCCGCTCACATCCTGTCGATTAGAAGGAGCCACTAG
- the glgX gene encoding glycogen debranching protein GlgX, translating to MSDPQFEGASVASSAGAFVRSGSRSRPFPLGVTIGSDGLGANAAVFAPAQTGLTVHFRSADGRWSSVPLTDFTDGVHHGIVPGLEAGCLYGVWPQGRSLHGAPEKSQLLLDPYGRSVETIPTDAGVQYWSAVVDPAFDWGNSSRPGIPLRDTVIYEAHVKGLTVAHPDIPEELRGTYAGLAHPVMIEHLTALGVTAVELLPVHFHIDEPHLRSLGLSNYWGYNTLGYFALHTEYATESARSAGPKGVQDEFKGMVRLLHEAGLEVILDVVYNHTAEGGADQPALSWRGLGEQEYYRHHQDGSYADTTGCGNTLDFSQPWVVQFALDSLRYWVEEFRIDGFRFDLAVSLARDASNRFDPWHAFLVAARADPSLSGVKLFAEPWDVGQDGWQTGRFPVGWADWNDRFRDTVKDFWLADAASMHDGGGAGSVAHIAGCLAGSADVFAPSGRSPLASLNFITSHDGFTLTDLTAYNSKHNEANGEHNRDGHSDNRSWNHGAEGATQDAAILRSRDQTARNLMATLLLSLGIPMITAGDDLGRSQQGNNNAYCQDNEIAWLDWTRSGRQRKMFHTTRSLLKIRREFLAHQPYSYPTRGDSSYLLWFNAEGQPMTQEQWGSDRVVQLLLGSPNGILDGLIVVNGGLKNVDVVLPHPAALREFGLSEDDVLLFDRRFSTAVTDSRRGRVTEGGQQDHVEANTVTVYRGRG from the coding sequence ATGAGTGATCCGCAATTCGAGGGCGCCTCCGTGGCGTCCTCTGCGGGTGCTTTTGTCCGTAGCGGAAGCCGGTCAAGACCTTTTCCTTTGGGAGTAACCATCGGATCGGATGGCCTCGGGGCAAATGCCGCGGTATTTGCGCCTGCCCAGACGGGCCTCACAGTGCATTTTCGTTCTGCAGACGGTCGCTGGAGTTCGGTCCCGCTGACAGATTTCACCGACGGGGTCCATCATGGGATCGTGCCAGGGTTGGAGGCGGGGTGTCTTTATGGCGTGTGGCCCCAGGGTCGCTCGCTTCATGGCGCACCGGAAAAGTCGCAGCTGTTGCTGGACCCGTATGGGCGTAGCGTCGAAACGATCCCTACGGACGCGGGGGTGCAGTATTGGTCGGCCGTCGTCGATCCTGCGTTCGATTGGGGTAATTCTTCCCGTCCCGGGATTCCGCTGCGGGACACGGTGATCTATGAGGCGCATGTCAAAGGACTGACAGTCGCCCATCCGGACATCCCCGAAGAGCTTCGTGGGACCTACGCGGGATTAGCTCACCCTGTGATGATCGAGCACCTGACTGCCCTCGGTGTGACGGCGGTGGAATTGCTGCCCGTGCATTTTCACATAGACGAGCCACACCTGCGTAGCTTGGGCCTTAGCAATTATTGGGGCTACAACACGCTCGGTTACTTTGCGCTTCACACTGAGTACGCCACGGAGTCCGCACGCAGCGCCGGGCCCAAGGGTGTGCAGGACGAGTTCAAGGGCATGGTGCGGCTCCTACATGAGGCCGGACTCGAAGTGATCCTCGACGTTGTGTATAACCACACTGCCGAGGGCGGTGCTGATCAGCCGGCCCTGAGCTGGCGGGGGCTGGGCGAGCAAGAGTATTACCGCCACCATCAGGATGGCAGCTACGCGGACACCACCGGGTGTGGAAATACCCTGGATTTCTCGCAGCCGTGGGTCGTGCAGTTTGCTCTGGACTCGCTGCGGTACTGGGTAGAGGAGTTCCGCATCGACGGATTCCGTTTTGATCTTGCGGTGTCACTGGCCAGGGATGCAAGCAACCGTTTCGACCCCTGGCACGCCTTCCTGGTTGCGGCTCGCGCAGACCCCTCTCTGTCCGGCGTCAAGCTCTTCGCCGAGCCGTGGGACGTGGGGCAGGACGGTTGGCAGACGGGTCGTTTCCCCGTGGGATGGGCGGACTGGAATGACAGGTTCAGGGATACGGTCAAGGACTTCTGGTTGGCGGATGCTGCATCAATGCACGACGGCGGCGGAGCAGGTTCGGTGGCGCATATCGCCGGTTGTCTGGCTGGTTCCGCGGATGTTTTTGCTCCGTCGGGCCGTTCTCCCTTGGCCTCGTTGAACTTCATCACCTCGCACGATGGTTTTACCCTGACTGATCTGACCGCCTACAACAGCAAGCACAATGAGGCCAACGGAGAGCACAACCGTGACGGCCATAGCGATAATCGGAGCTGGAATCATGGTGCGGAAGGGGCTACGCAGGACGCCGCGATCCTTCGATCCAGGGATCAGACTGCTCGCAACCTGATGGCCACACTGTTGCTTTCCCTCGGCATTCCCATGATCACGGCCGGAGACGATCTGGGTCGTTCGCAGCAAGGAAACAACAATGCATATTGCCAGGACAACGAGATTGCTTGGCTTGATTGGACGCGTAGTGGCCGCCAGCGGAAGATGTTCCACACCACTCGATCGCTGCTGAAGATTCGCCGTGAGTTCCTGGCGCATCAGCCGTACAGCTACCCGACGCGGGGTGACAGCTCATACCTGCTGTGGTTCAACGCGGAGGGACAACCTATGACTCAGGAGCAGTGGGGATCAGATAGGGTCGTGCAGCTGCTGCTGGGGTCACCGAACGGTATTCTCGACGGTCTTATTGTTGTTAACGGAGGGCTAAAGAACGTGGACGTTGTCTTGCCTCATCCTGCCGCGCTACGTGAGTTTGGATTATCGGAGGATGATGTCCTGTTATTCGATCGCAGATTCTCCACAGCGGTAACCGATTCGCGGCGCGGTCGCGTCACAGAGGGTGGACAGCAAGATCATGTGGAGGCAAACACTGTGACGGTTTATAGAGGCCGCGGCTGA
- a CDS encoding ribonuclease domain-containing protein, protein MAFITTASRVKPAARAAWALILVCLLGVVLGGCALMAPGGTVSAPTNPALTNTSPSAPASTALVPENHSGLQGIAESELPPEAWDTLDLIGHGGPFPFDRDGLTFRNSERLLPAEPRGYYREYTVITPGESDRGARRIVVSDGLEKYYTSDHYSTFAFIEEGQ, encoded by the coding sequence ATGGCGTTTATCACAACAGCGAGCCGGGTGAAGCCGGCTGCGCGCGCGGCATGGGCGTTGATCCTGGTGTGCCTTCTGGGCGTTGTTCTGGGTGGGTGTGCTCTGATGGCGCCCGGAGGCACGGTATCCGCACCCACAAACCCCGCGCTGACAAATACGTCACCGTCAGCCCCCGCTTCCACTGCGCTGGTACCGGAGAATCACTCCGGGTTGCAGGGCATCGCCGAGAGTGAGCTTCCGCCGGAAGCATGGGACACGCTGGATCTCATCGGGCACGGTGGGCCTTTCCCGTTCGACCGAGATGGCCTCACCTTCCGTAATTCCGAGCGTCTCCTCCCAGCTGAACCGCGCGGTTACTACCGCGAGTACACGGTGATCACCCCTGGTGAGAGCGATCGTGGCGCCCGGCGCATCGTTGTGAGTGACGGTCTGGAAAAGTACTACACCTCGGATCACTACAGCACTTTCGCGTTCATTGAAGAGGGACAATGA